Proteins from a single region of Pseudodesulfovibrio portus:
- a CDS encoding acyltransferase family protein: MSGRISEVDAAKGVAIILVVIGHIVSGHPPSGHEWYTILKNHIYMFHMSVFMFLCGITFHYSLGDDFSSNSIATFYKKKCIRLLPPYFFFLCLIFLGKVVASHYIHVDNVPSGGLELVGVLLYPIGSYSDYLWFIYVLFLYYLSTPLAVKFGLSRYLILFVGVVFQLFDFNLKIFALDYYFRFFFFFVFGWIVAKEINTFINILDRGKIYVYLLFAVAVYFGDMERSFFVSALALFPCLLVGRLHFPLRSYVEYIGMYSFPIYLMNTISIGLAKGFLFQLVPWHGGWFFMYFTILAVVGVVLPIIVRNVAVRIVPSARFIFG; encoded by the coding sequence ATGAGTGGGAGGATATCAGAGGTAGATGCTGCCAAAGGGGTGGCGATAATTTTGGTCGTGATAGGTCATATCGTTTCCGGCCATCCCCCTTCCGGGCATGAATGGTATACCATCCTCAAGAATCACATATACATGTTCCACATGTCAGTCTTTATGTTTCTGTGTGGAATCACTTTCCATTATTCGTTGGGCGACGATTTTTCCTCTAATTCGATAGCCACTTTTTACAAAAAAAAGTGCATCAGGCTGCTGCCACCATATTTCTTTTTCCTTTGTTTAATTTTCTTGGGAAAAGTGGTTGCGTCACACTACATACATGTTGATAACGTTCCATCGGGGGGGCTGGAACTTGTGGGTGTATTGCTGTATCCGATTGGTTCCTATTCAGACTACTTGTGGTTTATCTATGTATTATTTTTGTATTATTTGTCGACACCACTTGCCGTAAAGTTCGGCTTGAGTCGATATCTGATTCTGTTTGTTGGTGTCGTCTTTCAGCTCTTTGATTTTAATTTGAAAATTTTCGCTCTTGATTACTATTTCAGGTTCTTCTTCTTTTTTGTCTTCGGCTGGATAGTAGCAAAAGAGATCAATACGTTTATTAATATATTGGATCGAGGCAAGATCTACGTATACTTGCTGTTTGCTGTCGCGGTGTATTTCGGAGATATGGAGCGTTCATTCTTCGTTTCTGCCCTAGCCCTGTTTCCATGCCTTCTTGTAGGCCGACTTCATTTTCCCCTGCGGTCGTACGTGGAATATATTGGTATGTATTCCTTCCCCATTTATTTGATGAATACTATATCGATCGGGCTTGCAAAGGGTTTTCTTTTTCAGCTTGTTCCATGGCATGGTGGGTGGTTTTTCATGTATTTCACCATTCTCGCCGTCGTTGGCGTCGTCTTGCCTATAATTGTGCGTAATGTGGCCGTGCGAATCGTACCTTCTGCGCGGTTTATCTTTGGATGA
- a CDS encoding UDP-glucose dehydrogenase family protein yields the protein MNVCIVGTGYVGLVSAACFAEMGNTIYCVDVNPKVVETLKSGKVHIFEPSLEDLVKRNTQQSRLHFTTDLGEGLDACEVVFITVGTPCGANGSCDLRYVDAVAREVGQKMTASKIVVDKSTVPVGTADRVRGIISEELAKRGEDIPFDVVSNPEFLKEGDAVNDFMKPDRVIVGTEDNNSAKVIGTLYAPFARSREKLIVMGVRSAEMTKYAANCMLATKISFINEVASICERVGANVTEVRAGIGSDSRIGYSFIYPGVGYGGSCFPKDVKALIGTAAENGYEAKLIKSVDEVNNAQKHILANKILEYYEPQGGVKGKTLALWGIAFKANTDDIREASAIEIIKDLTAQGMSVRAFDPVANDRARDEVGHIEGLEIMDDQNSVLEGADALAVVTDWNQFRNPDFEAIKSALNAPLIFDGRNLYQPERMGQAGFAYFSIGRQDVQPQ from the coding sequence ATGAACGTATGCATCGTTGGCACCGGTTATGTCGGCTTGGTTTCCGCTGCCTGTTTCGCAGAAATGGGCAACACGATTTATTGCGTGGACGTCAACCCAAAGGTTGTGGAGACGCTCAAGTCGGGAAAAGTGCATATTTTTGAGCCTAGCCTGGAAGACTTGGTCAAGCGCAATACCCAGCAGAGCCGTCTTCACTTCACTACCGATCTCGGCGAAGGGTTGGATGCTTGTGAAGTGGTGTTCATCACCGTAGGAACGCCTTGTGGTGCGAACGGCTCTTGTGACTTGCGGTACGTGGATGCAGTGGCCCGTGAAGTCGGCCAGAAGATGACCGCTTCAAAAATCGTGGTCGATAAATCGACAGTGCCGGTGGGAACTGCTGATCGCGTGCGCGGTATTATTTCCGAGGAGCTTGCCAAGCGTGGTGAGGATATTCCATTTGATGTCGTTTCAAACCCGGAGTTCCTGAAAGAAGGCGACGCGGTTAATGACTTTATGAAGCCCGATCGTGTAATCGTGGGTACTGAAGACAACAATTCCGCCAAGGTTATCGGTACACTGTATGCGCCTTTTGCCCGCAGTCGTGAGAAGCTTATCGTCATGGGCGTGCGTTCTGCCGAGATGACCAAGTATGCTGCCAACTGCATGTTGGCGACGAAGATATCTTTCATCAACGAGGTCGCTAGTATTTGTGAACGGGTTGGGGCCAACGTCACTGAGGTGCGTGCAGGGATCGGTTCGGATAGCCGTATCGGCTATAGTTTCATCTATCCAGGCGTAGGTTACGGCGGGTCCTGCTTTCCTAAGGACGTGAAGGCACTCATCGGTACGGCGGCAGAGAATGGCTATGAAGCCAAGCTCATCAAGTCCGTGGACGAGGTCAACAATGCTCAGAAGCATATCCTGGCCAACAAGATTTTGGAGTACTATGAACCGCAAGGCGGTGTGAAGGGCAAGACCTTGGCCTTATGGGGTATCGCATTCAAGGCCAATACCGATGATATTCGCGAGGCGTCAGCCATCGAGATTATCAAAGATCTCACCGCACAAGGAATGTCGGTGCGAGCCTTTGACCCGGTCGCTAATGATCGTGCGCGTGATGAGGTCGGCCATATTGAGGGGCTGGAAATCATGGACGACCAGAATAGCGTGCTGGAAGGGGCTGATGCTTTGGCTGTGGTTACGGATTGGAATCAGTTCCGCAATCCTGATTTTGAGGCCATCAAGAGTGCTCTCAACGCGCCGTTGATTTTTGACGGGCGCAACCTGTACCAGCCAGAGCGTATGGGACAGGCCGGGTTCGCTTATTTTAGTATTGGTCGGCAGGATGTTCAACCGCAATAG
- a CDS encoding cache domain-containing protein: protein MIYAIGTTMTPSFIKILLRNNLVVAAILFILLGTLFAGLTYQDHLANVELFEKRHIADHRNALTEKVTWCAQFVETERVQGKKRLETQLRNMVGEAAKIITSITRSGIPRSSREFTLEIAREALRPIRFLNGRGYFFMLDLTGENILSAVHPEMEGKNMLEAADSRGGFVVRDILRIATENGEGFYEYQWTKPGVSGNNHRKLSYVKYIPELDVVVGTGDYLEDYELDLQQHILTALENVGSDADQYLFAGTFDGVSLLGPATGRNMLHVRDVDGVEVVKELIHAARDGGAFVAYTLPAENGGHSPHRELGYAIALHDWGWYIGAGTSLEHLDRELLLAKAHLEQRFLKYTATALLIVLIITACTYSITRRVVIKVKDNIDGLSDSFEKATRIGATLSSTDATYGEFQRVKDSANRMILFQQKARHLEKVLLEINQHSQTSNTLAELLASIHKIMLRELGADNFFVALVDEEEDTLVYQYCEDSTMSVCPTIENINDPRQKRLSLYPLRQDRQVLLSKAEIQRLLENGTVVMHGVIPETWLGVPLRVRGEIKGVMVIQDYDKPNSYSRMDQQLIAACSDQIALGIERKRAEEALAQSKNDFESIFNNSQVGIMLLRGGRQLYRGNQRLADILGYESPDDMKSISMRDLHLSDSRFLEFGEKYYYKLTREDQIQVEYQLARKDGTPVWCSLGGKALNPANLDEGVVWVIDDIGPRKAMEEELKNVAEAANAANRAKSEFLANMSHEIRTPMNGVLGMLQLMQTTELNQEQKEYTDAAIRSSKRLTQLLTDILDLSRVEAGKLSIAAEPFNLPETLRQSIELFTPTARQAGLDLKLEPDPELPEFVTGDPYRLQQILANLIGNALKFTREGSVTVEAVPSPKGAINRTTVLFSIADTGIGIAQDQIEALFSPFMQLDDGIGRNFQGAGLGLSICKRLIDLMGGHIDIQSEPGKGTTVFFSIGFKPAETPPSEQTADTEPHDAVPALKVLLAEDDRVSAISAQRLMEKLGCTVVAVPDGIQALDTLKQQKFDAVLMDVQMPGMDGTEATRAIRSGEAGPDNRDIPIVALTAYAMAGDKAQFIEAGMTDYLAKPLDIGELEAMLKKISRTT, encoded by the coding sequence TTGATTTATGCCATAGGGACAACCATGACGCCGAGCTTCATCAAAATCCTTCTTCGCAACAATCTTGTCGTTGCGGCAATACTCTTCATTCTGCTGGGCACCCTTTTTGCCGGCCTCACCTACCAGGACCATCTGGCCAACGTCGAATTGTTCGAGAAACGCCATATTGCGGACCACCGCAACGCGCTGACCGAAAAGGTCACATGGTGCGCCCAATTCGTGGAGACTGAACGGGTCCAAGGAAAGAAACGGCTCGAGACACAACTCCGGAACATGGTCGGAGAAGCGGCGAAGATCATCACTTCGATCACCAGGTCCGGCATTCCGCGCTCGTCCCGGGAATTCACCCTGGAAATCGCACGGGAAGCCCTGCGTCCCATCCGCTTTCTCAATGGGCGGGGATACTTCTTCATGCTGGACCTCACCGGGGAAAACATCCTGTCTGCCGTGCACCCGGAAATGGAAGGGAAAAACATGCTCGAGGCCGCCGACTCCCGCGGCGGCTTCGTGGTCCGTGACATTCTTCGAATCGCCACCGAAAACGGCGAGGGGTTTTACGAATATCAATGGACCAAGCCCGGGGTTTCCGGCAATAACCACCGCAAACTATCATACGTGAAATACATACCCGAACTGGATGTGGTCGTCGGCACCGGGGATTACCTCGAAGACTACGAGTTGGATCTTCAGCAGCATATACTGACGGCGCTGGAGAATGTCGGCAGCGATGCCGATCAGTACCTGTTTGCGGGCACGTTCGACGGCGTTTCCCTCCTTGGGCCCGCCACGGGCAGAAACATGCTCCATGTCAGGGACGTCGACGGCGTCGAAGTGGTCAAAGAACTCATCCATGCCGCACGGGACGGCGGCGCATTCGTCGCCTACACTCTCCCCGCAGAAAACGGCGGGCACAGTCCACACAGGGAGCTCGGCTACGCCATCGCCCTGCATGACTGGGGCTGGTACATCGGCGCGGGCACGAGCCTCGAACACCTCGACAGGGAACTGCTTCTGGCAAAGGCACACCTGGAGCAGCGTTTCCTGAAATACACCGCCACAGCGCTGCTCATAGTCCTCATCATCACAGCCTGCACCTACTCCATCACGCGCAGGGTCGTCATCAAGGTCAAGGACAACATCGACGGCCTGAGCGATTCATTCGAAAAAGCCACACGCATCGGAGCGACTCTCTCATCCACCGATGCCACCTATGGGGAATTCCAGAGGGTCAAGGATTCCGCAAACAGGATGATCCTGTTCCAGCAAAAGGCCCGGCACCTGGAAAAGGTTCTTCTGGAAATCAATCAGCACTCCCAGACCTCCAACACGCTGGCCGAACTGCTCGCCTCCATCCACAAGATCATGTTGAGAGAGCTCGGAGCCGACAATTTCTTCGTCGCCCTGGTCGATGAAGAGGAGGACACCCTCGTCTACCAATATTGCGAAGACTCCACCATGTCCGTCTGCCCGACGATCGAGAACATCAACGATCCTCGACAAAAAAGGTTGAGCCTGTACCCCCTCAGGCAAGACAGACAGGTCTTGCTCTCCAAGGCGGAAATCCAACGCCTGCTTGAGAACGGGACCGTGGTCATGCACGGGGTCATTCCGGAGACCTGGCTCGGGGTGCCGCTCCGGGTCAGGGGGGAAATCAAGGGCGTCATGGTCATTCAGGACTATGACAAACCCAACTCATACAGCCGGATGGACCAGCAGCTTATCGCGGCCTGCTCGGATCAGATCGCGCTGGGAATAGAGCGGAAACGGGCCGAGGAAGCACTGGCCCAGTCCAAGAACGATTTCGAGAGCATCTTCAACAACTCCCAGGTTGGCATCATGCTGCTGCGCGGGGGACGCCAGCTCTACAGGGGCAATCAGCGGCTGGCCGACATTCTCGGATACGAATCGCCGGACGACATGAAAAGCATTTCCATGCGCGACCTGCACCTGAGCGATTCCCGGTTCCTCGAATTCGGCGAAAAATACTACTACAAGCTCACTCGGGAAGACCAAATCCAGGTGGAATACCAACTCGCCCGAAAGGACGGGACCCCGGTCTGGTGTTCACTTGGCGGCAAGGCGCTCAATCCGGCGAACCTGGACGAAGGCGTGGTCTGGGTCATTGACGACATCGGCCCGAGAAAGGCCATGGAAGAGGAATTGAAAAACGTCGCCGAAGCGGCAAACGCCGCCAACCGGGCCAAATCCGAGTTTCTCGCCAACATGAGCCACGAAATCCGGACGCCCATGAACGGCGTGCTCGGCATGCTGCAACTCATGCAGACCACCGAATTGAACCAGGAACAGAAAGAATACACGGACGCGGCCATCCGGTCCTCCAAGCGGCTGACCCAGCTCCTCACCGACATCCTCGACCTGTCACGGGTGGAAGCCGGAAAATTGAGCATCGCCGCAGAACCGTTCAACCTGCCGGAAACCCTCAGGCAATCCATCGAACTCTTCACCCCCACCGCCCGGCAGGCGGGCCTCGACCTGAAACTGGAACCGGACCCGGAATTGCCGGAGTTCGTCACGGGCGACCCATACAGACTGCAGCAGATCCTGGCCAACCTCATCGGCAATGCGCTGAAATTCACCCGGGAGGGCTCCGTCACGGTCGAAGCCGTCCCGTCTCCCAAGGGGGCCATCAATCGGACCACGGTCCTGTTCTCCATAGCGGACACGGGCATCGGCATCGCCCAAGACCAGATCGAGGCGCTCTTCTCGCCTTTCATGCAACTGGACGACGGAATCGGTCGGAACTTCCAGGGAGCGGGCCTCGGGCTTTCCATCTGCAAACGGCTCATCGACCTCATGGGCGGCCACATCGATATCCAAAGCGAACCCGGCAAGGGAACCACCGTCTTCTTCAGCATCGGCTTCAAGCCTGCGGAAACGCCCCCCTCCGAGCAGACCGCCGACACCGAACCACACGACGCTGTCCCCGCCCTCAAGGTCCTGCTCGCCGAGGACGACCGCGTCAGCGCCATCTCCGCACAGCGCCTCATGGAAAAGCTGGGCTGCACAGTGGTCGCGGTCCCGGACGGCATCCAGGCGCTCGACACTCTCAAACAGCAGAAGTTCGATGCCGTGTTAATGGATGTCCAGATGCCCGGAATGGACGGCACCGAGGCAACGCGGGCGATCCGCTCCGGCGAAGCCGGACCGGATAACCGGGACATTCCCATCGTGGCCCTCACCGCCTACGCCATGGCCGGGGACAAAGCGCAATTCATTGAGGCAGGCATGACCGACTACCTGGCCAAGCCTCTGGATATCGGCGAACTTGAAGCAATGCTCAAAAAGATATCCCGGACAACGTAG
- a CDS encoding phosphomannomutase/phosphoglucomutase, whose amino-acid sequence MKSISREIFRTYDIRGIVDKDFDEEWVERLGKACGAYFLNAGSKTAVVGHDCRQTSPAYSKALAAGLNSVGVDVIAIGQVSSPAFYYAVTTLKQTAGVMITASHNPAEYNGFKVWSGKSTIHSDEIQDVYAIMEKGDFPEGTGTVTNKDVIPAYIKELSADVTLAKPVKVVVDGGNGTGGTLTADALEAAGAEVIRLFCEPDGTFPNHHPDPVIEKNMTQLRDKVLAEKADLGIGLDGDGDRIGVITEKGGLMFGDQLVAIYARDILKAFPGASIIGEVKCSHLMYDDIRKHGGDAVMWKTGHSLIKARMREIDAKFAGEMSGHMFFADRYYGFDDATYAALRIVEIVSKSDKPMSALLNWPKTYSTPEIRVDCPESRKTEVVGKAVEYFSSKFEAIDIDGVRAVFPDGWGLCRASNTQPVLVLRFEAETPERLEEIKTMFEDKLKEWI is encoded by the coding sequence ATGAAATCGATCTCACGGGAGATTTTCAGAACGTATGATATCCGGGGCATCGTGGACAAGGATTTCGACGAAGAATGGGTCGAGAGACTCGGCAAGGCGTGCGGGGCCTATTTCCTGAATGCAGGCTCGAAAACCGCCGTTGTCGGCCATGACTGCCGCCAGACGTCGCCCGCCTATTCCAAGGCGTTGGCCGCCGGCCTGAACAGCGTCGGCGTGGATGTCATCGCCATCGGCCAGGTTTCCTCCCCGGCTTTCTATTATGCGGTCACCACCCTGAAGCAGACCGCGGGCGTCATGATCACTGCCAGCCACAACCCTGCGGAATACAACGGCTTCAAGGTCTGGTCCGGCAAGTCCACCATCCACTCCGACGAAATCCAGGACGTGTACGCCATCATGGAAAAAGGCGACTTCCCCGAAGGGACCGGCACAGTCACGAATAAGGACGTCATCCCCGCCTACATCAAGGAACTCTCTGCGGACGTGACCCTGGCCAAGCCCGTCAAGGTGGTTGTGGACGGCGGCAACGGCACGGGCGGCACCCTGACCGCCGATGCGCTGGAAGCGGCAGGGGCGGAAGTCATCCGCCTGTTCTGCGAGCCGGACGGCACCTTCCCCAATCACCACCCGGACCCCGTGATCGAAAAGAACATGACCCAGCTCCGCGACAAGGTGCTCGCTGAAAAGGCGGACCTCGGCATCGGCCTGGACGGCGACGGCGACCGCATCGGCGTGATCACGGAAAAAGGCGGCCTCATGTTCGGCGACCAGTTGGTGGCCATCTACGCCCGGGACATCCTCAAGGCCTTTCCCGGCGCGTCGATCATCGGCGAGGTCAAGTGCTCGCACCTCATGTACGACGACATCCGCAAACACGGCGGGGACGCGGTCATGTGGAAAACCGGCCACTCGCTGATCAAGGCCCGCATGCGCGAGATAGACGCCAAGTTCGCGGGCGAGATGTCCGGCCACATGTTCTTTGCCGACCGCTACTACGGCTTTGACGATGCCACTTACGCCGCCCTGCGCATCGTGGAAATCGTAAGCAAATCCGATAAGCCCATGAGCGCACTGCTCAACTGGCCCAAGACCTACTCCACCCCGGAAATCCGTGTGGACTGCCCGGAATCTCGCAAGACCGAGGTGGTGGGCAAAGCCGTCGAATACTTCAGCTCCAAATTCGAAGCCATCGACATCGACGGCGTGCGCGCAGTCTTCCCTGACGGCTGGGGGTTGTGCCGAGCCTCCAATACCCAGCCCGTTCTGGTTCTCCGCTTCGAGGCCGAAACCCCGGAAAGGCTGGAAGAAATCAAGACCATGTTCGAGGACAAGCTCAAGGAATGGATTTAA